In Maridesulfovibrio sp., the following proteins share a genomic window:
- a CDS encoding efflux RND transporter periplasmic adaptor subunit: MTLVSEESAVCVKVYCDVGDTIDSSGHFAELDPTFIKLEIAQLQSDLKRLRADLTYYDKEAKRYTKLVKRNTAAQSELDLHIRNFESAEALLRSTQLKLNVDREHLRRYTLRGPEGWRIIKRYIEPGEWVNKGEKVAELGNFKTLLVPYALTIPELKKVRNLKKIIFKLPDLGIKVPAHLERISPGFDPETRKVEVDFEISKGDFEFRGGLRTELEIKMPDPGGAVEVPQSALLKAYDDNFIVRPDGVRVKVLMLGDTEDGKVRVSSRAVKVGEEFLLKP, translated from the coding sequence ATGACTCTGGTAAGCGAAGAATCAGCCGTTTGCGTAAAAGTTTATTGCGATGTGGGTGACACTATCGACAGCAGCGGTCATTTTGCTGAGCTGGACCCCACATTTATAAAGCTGGAGATAGCCCAGTTACAGTCCGATCTTAAAAGATTGCGCGCAGACCTTACTTACTATGACAAGGAAGCCAAGCGTTACACCAAGTTGGTAAAACGCAATACCGCAGCCCAGTCCGAACTTGATTTGCATATCCGAAATTTTGAATCTGCCGAAGCGTTACTGCGGTCCACCCAGCTTAAGCTCAATGTGGACCGGGAACATCTGCGCCGTTACACCCTGCGCGGTCCCGAAGGTTGGCGGATAATCAAGCGCTATATCGAACCGGGGGAATGGGTTAATAAAGGTGAGAAAGTTGCTGAGCTTGGTAATTTCAAGACCCTTCTGGTTCCTTACGCTTTAACCATCCCTGAACTCAAAAAAGTACGTAACTTAAAGAAGATAATTTTTAAACTTCCAGATCTCGGTATTAAAGTTCCTGCTCATTTAGAGCGTATTTCACCCGGTTTTGATCCTGAGACCAGGAAAGTGGAAGTGGATTTTGAAATCAGTAAAGGAGATTTTGAGTTCCGTGGCGGATTGCGTACTGAGCTGGAGATCAAGATGCCCGATCCCGGTGGGGCTGTAGAAGTACCTCAATCAGCGTTGCTTAAAGCATATGATGATAACTTTATTGTCCGCCCCGACGGCGTGCGTGTGAAAGTGCTGATGCTTGGTGATACCGAAGACGGTAAAGTAAGAGTCTCCTCAAGGGCAGTTAAAGTCGGCGAAGAGTTTCTCCTGAAACCATAA